TATTTTTTGAGTATTTTCAGAACTACAAAATATTATATCCCCTTCATATCCCAAATTCTTTAAATTTTTGGCAGAAGCTGAATTAATTATTTTTGTTTTCCAATCAGATTTAACCAAATTTATTGCAGGAATTAAATTTTCTATATCAATTGTTATGTCATATTTATTGGCATTTTTTAAAATATATTTTGCTATTAATCCAGCACCAATATAATCTTCAATGGCGAACATTCCTTTTCTATGCGATGGTATTATAATTATATTTTTATTTTGTTCATTTGCCACATTAAATACATAATCTGCAACATATTTTGCATTGGTGATAGAACCAATAAATATATTATCCGAAATTATGCTTTTTAAAACTCTTGTTCCGTTAGTCGTTGCCAATAATATCTCTTTATTATTAGTATTATCATTATTATTCAATTGATTTAATATATTATCTTTATTTAATCTTACTTCAAGAGGGGAATTTCCATAATCACAACTTTCAATTTTTTTACCATTTTTCTCCCCAAATTTAATAAATTTATCTTTGTACATTTCATTATCTATATTTTCCACTTCTGTAATGTGGATTTTTTCATGGAGCTCCAACAATACATTTATTGTGGTAGATGCCCTTAGCACATCTATGACAATTACACAATAATCATTATAATTATAATATGCCGAATTATCAGTGGGACTCAAAAAATCATAAGAAATATTTATGTGCATATTACCACCAAAGTAAGCGATACAAAACATAATAATAAAACTAAATATATATTATATTCAAAAGGTTATTATATCAATTGGATTATATTAAGACATATTGAATAATATATTTGATTTAATACTTATTGATTAATTATAAATTTAGTTATAAATTAGACTGTGAAATTATGATATATATACCAGCCATATCATCAATTAATTCTAATATATTTCAACCACTGGGCATAATATTTATAATAATTATAATTGCATTATTGCTTTTATTAGCCATCAATGGAATTTTAGGATATATATTATTAAAGAAAAATAAATTAATATTCCCTAAATTATTTTTATATATCATGGACAATTATTTTTCAATATTGCTTAAATTTTTCTTAATAATTGGAACTGAGGAAACATTTTATAAAATAGGTATTGAATTATACAATAAATATTATGCCGAGGATTACAAAAAGGCAAAAAATAAAGTTATGATATTACCACATTGTCTAAGAGATTTAAAATGCCCTGCAAAACTTGGAAAAGATGGTATTGGATGCGTATTTTGTAAAAAATGCCCATTGGGAGACATAATAAAAGCGGCAAAAGAAAAAAATATTGCCGTATATATTGTCCCAGGCTCAA
The window above is part of the Methanococcus aeolicus Nankai-3 genome. Proteins encoded here:
- the comB gene encoding 2-phosphosulfolactate phosphatase, producing MHINISYDFLSPTDNSAYYNYNDYCVIVIDVLRASTTINVLLELHEKIHITEVENIDNEMYKDKFIKFGEKNGKKIESCDYGNSPLEVRLNKDNILNQLNNNDNTNNKEILLATTNGTRVLKSIISDNIFIGSITNAKYVADYVFNVANEQNKNIIIIPSHRKGMFAIEDYIGAGLIAKYILKNANKYDITIDIENLIPAINLVKSDWKTKIINSASAKNLKNLGYEGDIIFCSSENTQKIVGMYKDGKIVNIKKIK
- a CDS encoding DUF116 domain-containing protein encodes the protein MIYIPAISSINSNIFQPLGIIFIIIIIALLLLLAINGILGYILLKKNKLIFPKLFLYIMDNYFSILLKFFLIIGTEETFYKIGIELYNKYYAEDYKKAKNKVMILPHCLRDLKCPAKLGKDGIGCVFCKKCPLGDIIKAAKEKNIAVYIVPGSTFLKRILKEKRPDAVFGVACYSDLFHVMNYLSRKGMPTQGQLLLTDGCICTTIDVKELLDDISRTEQNIK